A part of Caretta caretta isolate rCarCar2 chromosome 1, rCarCar1.hap1, whole genome shotgun sequence genomic DNA contains:
- the LOC125629986 gene encoding histone H1.11R-like, with protein sequence MSETAPVVAAAAAPAPASKAPTKKGKKAAAGSKLRKPSGPSVTELITKAVSASKERKGLSLAALKKVLAAGGYDVEKNNSRIKLGLKSLVSKSVLVQTKGTGASGSFKLSKKSGETKEKAPKKKPAAKPKKQAAKKPASAAKKPKKAAAVKKSPKKAKKPAAAAAKKAAKSPKKAKPAKPKKAAKSPAKAKAVKPKAAKPKPTKPKAAKAKKAAPKKK encoded by the coding sequence ATGTCTGAAACTGCGCCTGTagttgcagcagcagctgcccctgctccagcttcCAAGGCTCCaactaaaaaaggaaagaaggcgGCAGCGGGTTCGAAACTCCGGAAGCCCTCGGGCCCCAGCGTGACCGAGCTGATCACTAAGGCAGTGTCAGCCTCTAAGGAACGCAAAGGGCTCTCTTTGGCTGCTCTTAAGAAAGTTCTGGCAGCTGGAGGCTACGATGTAGAAAAAAACAATAGTCGTATTAAGTTGGGGCTAAAGAGTCTGGTGAGCAAAAGCGTTTTGGTACAGACCAAAGGTACCGGTGCCTCGGGTTCCTTCAAACTCAGCAAGAAGTCGGGTGAGACAAAGGAGAAGGCACCTAAGAAAAAGCCAGCGGCAAAACCTAAGAAACAAGCTGCCAAGAAACCTGCCAGCGCCGCTAAGAAGCCTAAGAAAGCTGCGGCCGTAAAAAAGAGCCCGAAAAAAGCCAAGAAACCAGCGGCTGCCGCAGCCAAAAAAGCAGCCAAGAGCCCGAAAAAGGCCAAACCTGCCAAGCCCAAAAAGGCAGCTAAGAGCCCGGCTAAGGCCAAGGCGGTGAAGCCTAAGGCTGCCAAGCCCAAGCCAACCAAACCTAAAGCAGCAAAGGCTAAGAAGGCAGCGCCTAAGaagaagtga
- the LOC125630011 gene encoding histone H2B 8 → MPEPAKSAPAPKKGSKKAVTKTQKKGDKKRRKTRKESYSIYVYKVLKQVHPDTGISSKAMGIMNSFVNDIFERIAGEASRLAHYNKRSTITSREIQTAVRLLLPGELAKHAVSEGTKAVTKYTSSK, encoded by the coding sequence ATGCCCGAGCCAGCGAAATCTGCTCCAGCTCCTAAGAAGGGGTCTAAGAAGGCTGTCACTAAGACCCAGAAGAAAGGAGATAAGAAGCGTAGAAAGACTAGGAAGGAAAGCTACTCAATCTACGTGTACAAAGTGCTGAAACAAGTTCACCCAGACACTGGTATTTCTTCAAAGGCTATGGGGATCATGAACTCCTTTGTGAATGATATTTTCGAGCGTATCGCAGGGGAGGCATCTCGTCTGGCGCATTACAACAAGCGCTCGACCATCACTTCCCGGGAGATTCAGACCGCTGTAAGACTGCTGCTGCCGGGCGAGTTAGCCAAACACGCGGTGTCTGAGGGTACTAAGGCTGTTACCAAGTACACTAGCTCTAAGTAG
- the LOC125630005 gene encoding histone H2A.J, which translates to MSGRGKQGGKVRAKAKSRSSRAGLQFPVGRVHRLLRKGNYAERVGAGAPVYMAAVLEYLTAEILELAGNAARDNKKTRIIPRHLQLAIRNDEELNKLLGKVTIAQGGVLPNIQAVLLPKKTESHKAKSK; encoded by the coding sequence ATGTCCGGTCGAGGAAAGCAAGGAGGTAAAGTAAGGGCGAAGGCCAAATCTCGTTCTTCACGAGCCGGCCTACAATTCCCAGTAGGTCGTGTGCACCGTCTTCTCCGCAAAGGCAATTATGCTGAGCGGGTGGGGGCTGGCGCCCCGGTCTATATGGCTGCGGTGCTGGAGTATCTGACTGCTGAAATACTGGAGTTGGCTGGCAACGCTGCTCGGGACAACAAGAAAACCAGGATCATTCCCCGTCACCTGCAGCTCGCCATCCGAAACGACGAGGAGCTCAACAAGCTGTTGGGGAAAGTCACGATCGCTCAAGGGGGTGTCTTGCCCAATATTCAGGCCGTGCTGCTGCCCAAGAAGACTGAGAGCCATAAGGCGAAGAGCAAGTAA
- the LOC125629998 gene encoding histone H3, whose amino-acid sequence MARTKQTARKSTGGKAPRKQLATKAARKSAPATGGVKKPHRYRPGTVALREIRRYQKSTELLIRKLPFQRLVREIAQDFKTDLRFQSSAVMALQEASEAYLVGLFEDTNLCAIHAKRVTIMPKDIQLARRIRGERA is encoded by the coding sequence ATGGCTAGGACAAAGCAAACAGCTCGCAAATCTACTGGGGGTAAAGCTCCCCGTAAACAGTTGGCTACTAAAGCTGCCCGTAAAAGTGCTCCTGCGACTGGAGGAGTGAAAAAACCTCATCGCTACCGGCCTGGCACCGTGGCTTTGCGGGAGATTCGCCGTTACCAGAAATCCACTGAGCTGCTCATCCGCAAACTgcccttccagcgcctggtgcgTGAAATCGCCCAGGACTTCAAGACCGACTTGCGCTTCCAGAGTTCGGCTGTTATGGCCCTGCAGGAGGCTAGTGAGGCATATCTAGTTGGTCTCTTCGAGGATACCAACCTGTGTGCTATTCATGCCAAGAGAGTCACCATTATGCCCAAGGACATCCAGTTGGCCCGCCGTATCCGCGGGGAGAGAGCTTAA